A stretch of Chitinophaga caeni DNA encodes these proteins:
- a CDS encoding DinB family protein, with amino-acid sequence MKKAIIHEQLILQFDAFADYIQNLSVHRFTVSPEGKWSAGQQLDHLIKSTKPVNSALALPRMLLRFWGAPKRPTMTYDEIVTEYQQVLSAGGHATKMYMPAIVEGYQREALLKQFIQQKDRLLQLLRQWHEDDLDKYLLPHPLMGKITIREVMYFTIYHTQHHLQSLKQRDQLNQSWSDQLERIFQ; translated from the coding sequence ATGAAAAAAGCCATTATTCACGAACAGCTCATCCTACAATTCGATGCTTTCGCAGACTATATCCAAAATTTGTCTGTGCATCGTTTTACGGTTTCCCCGGAAGGCAAGTGGTCGGCAGGGCAACAATTAGATCATCTCATCAAAAGCACCAAACCAGTTAACTCGGCATTAGCTTTACCCAGGATGTTATTGCGCTTTTGGGGAGCCCCCAAGAGACCGACGATGACCTATGACGAAATCGTCACTGAATATCAACAGGTACTTTCAGCAGGTGGCCATGCAACGAAAATGTATATGCCAGCTATCGTCGAAGGGTATCAAAGGGAAGCCTTGTTGAAACAGTTTATCCAGCAAAAAGACCGTTTATTGCAATTATTGAGGCAATGGCATGAAGATGATCTGGATAAATATTTGTTGCCGCATCCGTTGATGGGCAAAATCACGATCCGCGAAGTGATGTACTTCACTATTTACCACACCCAGCACCATCTGCAATCATTGAAACAGCGCGATCAGTTGAATCAAAGCTGGAGTGATCAATTGGAGCGGATCTTCCAGTAG
- the tgt gene encoding tRNA guanosine(34) transglycosylase Tgt produces the protein MMKFELLHKDPASKARAGKLTTAHGEIETPIFMPVGTVGSVKAVTQEQLREEINAQIILGNTYHLYLRPGLEILRQAGGLHGFNGWERPLLTDSGGYQVFSLANNRKIKEEGCVFQSHIDGSRHLFTPENVMDTQRVIGADIIMAFDECPPYPSEYKYAKQSMELTHRWLDRCIRRFKGTDPIYGYEQALFPIVQGSTYKDLRKISAEVIASKDCLGNAIGGLSVGEPEEDMYEMCELVCDILPTEKPRYLMGVGTPWNILENISLGVDMFDCVMPTRNGRNGMLFTWQGVINIKNKKWATDFTPIDANSPCIATSKYTKAYLRHLFAAGEILGMQLASIHNLAFYLELVKEARKRILEGTFAAWKEGMVKQLRQRL, from the coding sequence ATGATGAAATTCGAACTTTTACACAAAGATCCGGCTTCCAAGGCAAGAGCCGGAAAGCTTACAACGGCTCACGGGGAGATCGAAACCCCGATTTTCATGCCGGTAGGAACGGTAGGCAGCGTGAAGGCCGTGACCCAGGAACAATTGCGCGAAGAGATAAATGCACAAATCATCCTGGGCAATACCTACCACCTATACTTAAGGCCGGGCTTGGAAATTTTGCGTCAAGCAGGTGGTTTGCACGGTTTTAACGGTTGGGAACGACCGCTATTGACCGATAGCGGCGGCTACCAGGTGTTTTCATTGGCCAATAATAGGAAGATCAAGGAGGAAGGCTGTGTTTTCCAATCGCATATAGATGGTTCTCGCCATCTTTTTACCCCGGAAAACGTGATGGATACCCAGCGCGTCATCGGGGCAGATATTATCATGGCCTTTGATGAATGCCCGCCTTACCCATCAGAATATAAATACGCGAAGCAATCGATGGAGCTAACCCACCGTTGGCTCGACCGCTGCATCCGTAGGTTCAAGGGCACCGATCCTATTTATGGATATGAACAAGCCTTATTCCCTATCGTGCAGGGAAGCACTTATAAAGATCTGCGTAAAATTTCTGCGGAGGTAATTGCATCTAAAGATTGCCTGGGAAATGCCATCGGTGGCCTAAGCGTGGGAGAACCGGAAGAAGATATGTACGAGATGTGCGAATTGGTTTGCGATATTTTGCCCACAGAAAAACCCAGGTACTTGATGGGTGTAGGAACACCCTGGAATATTTTAGAGAATATTAGCCTGGGGGTAGACATGTTCGATTGCGTAATGCCTACCAGGAACGGCCGTAACGGCATGTTATTTACCTGGCAGGGAGTTATTAATATAAAAAATAAGAAGTGGGCGACCGACTTTACGCCGATCGATGCGAACAGCCCCTGCATTGCAACGAGTAAATACACGAAAGCCTATTTGCGTCACTTGTTTGCCGCCGGGGAAATTTTAGGAATGCAATTGGCCAGCATTCATAATTTAGCATTTTACCTGGAACTGGTTAAAGAAGCCCGCAAAAGGATTCTAGAAGGAACTTTCGCAGCTTGGAAAGAAGGGATGGTAAAGCAATTGAGGCAAAGATTATAA
- a CDS encoding matrixin family metalloprotease, with protein MKKIYVIFLSFIFISGNLIGQVKYDDGPINTSSSFAVNGDWNKTNISFNFMNGTSDIAGDNEKDAIREAFKIWQDYTNLNFTEVSSGGDIQISWAVLDHGDGYPFDGSNPILAHAFYPPPLGGSLAGDIHFDDDETWTNSERLGTSSQPIDLVTVAAHEIGHAIGLAHSNDTDALMYHTYYGSHRYLGSDDISGIRSIYESKSAVISNNYTCSGGEFNIRNLPTGATIEWTSSLTGAATISCSNCQSSILTWNGSSSGQTTISAQITLPTGDIVTESKDVYIGTINGAYSIKYFSTPEPTCYDLWSIHVFRPNYISGESTSDFQWGYRLIGQTGETLAPSPSYDYTFLPASAGTYEIFMRPQNACGTSMNEAIKTITVEETCFSGWAKISTFPNPATSQILIQIDSESKESSRAKVSNIEVSLIEMNTGNISNKWNLNSGQKSYTLDLKNIKSGIYILSLKKGKLITSKTIVIRKY; from the coding sequence ATGAAAAAAATTTACGTGATTTTTCTCTCATTCATTTTTATTTCAGGCAATCTAATAGGCCAAGTAAAATACGATGATGGCCCTATTAACACTAGTTCTTCCTTTGCAGTCAATGGCGATTGGAATAAAACTAATATTAGCTTCAATTTTATGAATGGAACTAGCGACATAGCCGGAGACAATGAAAAAGATGCCATCAGGGAAGCCTTTAAAATTTGGCAAGACTATACGAATTTAAATTTTACAGAAGTTTCATCTGGTGGGGATATTCAAATATCTTGGGCAGTTTTAGATCATGGCGATGGCTACCCATTCGACGGATCTAATCCTATCCTTGCGCATGCCTTTTATCCCCCCCCGTTAGGTGGATCATTAGCAGGAGATATACATTTTGATGATGACGAAACTTGGACAAACTCAGAAAGATTAGGTACGAGCTCACAACCTATTGATCTTGTAACTGTTGCTGCTCATGAAATAGGGCATGCAATTGGGTTAGCACATAGCAATGACACTGACGCTTTAATGTATCATACTTATTACGGTTCACACAGATACCTAGGATCGGATGATATTTCAGGTATTAGAAGCATTTACGAATCTAAATCTGCTGTAATTTCTAATAATTACACATGTTCGGGAGGAGAGTTTAACATAAGAAATTTACCAACCGGAGCAACAATAGAATGGACAAGTTCACTAACAGGAGCAGCAACCATAAGTTGTAGTAATTGCCAATCATCGATTCTTACATGGAATGGTTCTTCGAGTGGTCAAACTACTATTAGTGCTCAAATAACCCTTCCTACTGGCGATATTGTCACAGAATCAAAGGATGTATATATTGGAACTATAAATGGTGCGTATTCCATTAAATATTTTTCTACACCTGAACCTACTTGTTATGACCTTTGGTCAATACACGTGTTTAGACCAAACTATATTTCGGGGGAAAGCACATCTGATTTTCAATGGGGATATCGTCTCATAGGGCAAACAGGAGAAACATTAGCGCCTTCTCCTAGTTATGATTATACATTCTTACCCGCCAGCGCAGGTACTTATGAGATATTCATGAGGCCACAGAATGCATGTGGAACAAGTATGAATGAAGCTATAAAAACCATAACTGTTGAAGAAACTTGTTTCAGTGGTTGGGCTAAAATTAGCACTTTCCCTAATCCGGCAACTAGTCAAATCCTTATTCAGATTGATTCCGAAAGCAAAGAATCAAGCAGAGCCAAAGTATCAAACATAGAGGTCTCCTTAATAGAAATGAATACCGGAAATATCTCAAATAAATGGAATCTAAACTCAGGTCAAAAAAGTTATACTCTGGATCTTAAAAATATTAAATCAGGTATTTATATTTTATCTCTCAAAAAAGGTAAGCTTATCACTTCGAAAACTATAGTAATCAGAAAATACTAA
- a CDS encoding citrate (Si)-synthase, eukaryotic — protein MSNNIEKQQPMSYVKLKFKEKADELSVEVKELIKNHGSTKVDEVSLAQVYQGMRGVTGLVTETSLLDANEGIRFRGYSIPELREKLPKAPGGKEPLPEGLFYLMLIGELPTEADVQFLSSVFGRRSHVPTHVFSAIDSLPLHTHPMTMFTVGIMALQTESAFAKAYSEGISKKDYWSYIYEDAMNLIARLPRIAAYIYRRKYKNGQHIQPNAELDWASNFAHMLGFKDEDFHELMRLYMTIHADHEGGNVSAHTTHLVGSALSDPYLSFAAGMNGLAGPLHGLANQEVIKWILDMREELGGGMPTKDQIEAYVRKTLAEGKVVPGYGHAVLRKTDPRFTAQMEFAKKHLPNDELVRIVWMVYDTVPGILKELGKAKNPWPNVDAHSGALLVHYGLVEYEFYTVLFGVSRALGVLASLCWDRALGLSIERPKSVTTEWMKLFAEGKLEPIED, from the coding sequence ATGAGTAATAATATTGAGAAGCAACAGCCTATGAGCTACGTCAAGCTAAAGTTCAAAGAGAAGGCAGACGAGCTCAGCGTTGAAGTCAAGGAGTTAATTAAGAATCATGGCTCTACCAAAGTTGATGAGGTTAGCTTGGCACAAGTGTACCAGGGGATGCGCGGTGTTACCGGTTTAGTGACTGAAACTTCCCTGTTAGATGCAAATGAAGGAATCCGTTTCCGGGGTTATTCCATCCCGGAGTTAAGGGAAAAACTTCCGAAAGCACCCGGTGGTAAAGAACCACTTCCCGAAGGTCTTTTTTACTTGATGTTAATCGGGGAGCTTCCCACCGAAGCTGATGTTCAATTCCTCTCTTCTGTATTTGGTAGAAGATCCCATGTTCCCACACACGTTTTTTCCGCAATAGATTCATTACCGCTTCATACTCACCCGATGACCATGTTTACCGTTGGTATCATGGCATTGCAAACCGAATCCGCTTTCGCGAAAGCTTATTCCGAAGGAATCAGCAAGAAAGATTACTGGAGTTATATTTACGAAGATGCGATGAACCTGATCGCGAGGTTGCCACGTATAGCGGCATATATCTACCGCCGTAAGTATAAAAACGGTCAACATATCCAACCGAATGCGGAACTGGATTGGGCTTCGAACTTCGCCCATATGCTCGGCTTTAAAGATGAGGATTTCCACGAGTTGATGCGCCTTTACATGACAATCCACGCGGATCATGAAGGTGGTAATGTAAGCGCCCATACTACGCATTTAGTAGGTTCTGCATTAAGTGATCCTTACCTGTCTTTCGCTGCCGGCATGAATGGTTTAGCCGGACCCCTGCATGGCTTGGCCAACCAGGAAGTAATCAAATGGATTCTCGACATGCGCGAAGAACTGGGTGGCGGAATGCCAACTAAAGATCAGATCGAAGCATACGTTCGCAAAACTTTAGCCGAAGGTAAAGTTGTTCCGGGCTACGGTCATGCCGTACTTCGTAAAACGGATCCACGCTTCACGGCGCAGATGGAATTTGCAAAGAAACATCTTCCGAACGATGAATTGGTTCGTATCGTTTGGATGGTATACGATACCGTTCCCGGCATTTTGAAAGAACTAGGTAAAGCTAAAAATCCTTGGCCTAACGTGGATGCACACAGCGGCGCCCTGTTGGTTCATTACGGTTTGGTAGAATACGAATTTTATACCGTGTTGTTCGGGGTTTCCCGCGCATTAGGCGTGTTGGCCTCCCTTTGTTGGGATCGCGCACTCGGGCTTTCAATCGAAAGACCGAAATCAGTTACCACCGAATGGATGAAACTTTTCGCCGAAGGAAAATTGGAACCGATAGAAGATTAA
- a CDS encoding RNA polymerase sigma factor, which yields MATEQDQRIQQTVQKERKRLLQFIQKRVDNMADAEDILQDVFFQFTQYLRLGSQVESITGWLFAVTRNKITDWFRKKKERSFSDEQVVKEDGEDALSLADILPDMQAETDAPLIRKIISEAIMEAVEQLPEEQRYVFIQHEIEGRSFKELAEETGVSVNTLLSRKRYAVLYLRERLLSVYQELSTK from the coding sequence ATGGCAACGGAACAAGACCAGCGCATACAACAGACTGTTCAGAAGGAACGGAAACGTTTGCTACAATTTATCCAAAAGAGGGTAGATAATATGGCGGATGCGGAGGATATATTGCAAGATGTGTTCTTTCAATTTACGCAATACCTGAGGCTCGGTTCACAAGTTGAATCCATTACAGGTTGGTTGTTTGCCGTCACCAGGAATAAAATAACGGATTGGTTCAGGAAAAAGAAAGAACGTAGTTTCAGCGATGAGCAAGTGGTGAAAGAAGATGGGGAAGATGCTTTATCGCTCGCGGATATCCTTCCGGATATGCAGGCCGAAACGGATGCTCCCCTTATTCGGAAAATCATCTCGGAAGCCATCATGGAAGCGGTAGAACAATTGCCCGAAGAACAACGCTATGTATTCATTCAACATGAAATCGAAGGGCGATCTTTCAAGGAGCTGGCTGAAGAAACAGGGGTTTCGGTTAATACCTTATTATCCCGGAAGCGATACGCGGTATTGTATTTAAGGGAAAGATTATTATCAGTTTATCAAGAATTATCAACGAAATAA
- the rsmG gene encoding 16S rRNA (guanine(527)-N(7))-methyltransferase RsmG has product MEIINQYFSDFSPRQTEQFAALEGLYKEWNEKINVISRKDIDSLYEKHVLHSLAIVATGDFPPGSQILDLGTGGGFPGIPLAIYYPDIEFHLVDSIGKKLKVVEAVAEELGLKNITTAHMRVEDIKNRKFDFVVSRAVAPLKDLWRWSKPVLKKSSPEFWKSMKHGLICLKGGDLAQEISESGCRPMLTEIYELFPEEYFKEKYVVCVPC; this is encoded by the coding sequence ATGGAGATAATAAACCAATATTTTAGTGATTTTTCACCTCGGCAAACCGAGCAATTTGCAGCATTAGAAGGCTTGTACAAGGAATGGAATGAAAAAATAAACGTCATTTCGAGGAAGGATATTGATTCTTTGTACGAAAAACATGTGTTGCATTCTTTAGCCATCGTGGCAACCGGCGATTTCCCGCCGGGCAGTCAAATATTAGATCTCGGTACCGGTGGCGGTTTTCCCGGGATACCATTGGCAATTTATTATCCTGATATCGAGTTTCACCTCGTAGATTCCATCGGAAAGAAACTCAAAGTAGTGGAAGCTGTAGCGGAAGAACTGGGCTTAAAAAACATTACGACGGCACATATGCGTGTCGAAGATATTAAGAACCGTAAGTTTGATTTCGTTGTTTCGAGGGCCGTAGCGCCTTTAAAGGATCTATGGCGATGGAGCAAACCGGTTTTAAAGAAATCCTCTCCAGAATTTTGGAAATCCATGAAGCATGGGCTGATCTGTTTAAAAGGTGGCGATTTAGCTCAAGAAATATCCGAAAGTGGTTGCAGACCCATGTTGACGGAAATTTATGAATTGTTCCCGGAAGAGTATTTTAAAGAGAAATACGTGGTTTGCGTTCCATGTTAG
- a CDS encoding LptF/LptG family permease, producing the protein MKKIDWYILWKFIGTFLFCLMVLLVISVVIDITEKVDNFIEHNLTFKQIVFEYYIGFIPHIVALLFPLFIFISVILFTSKMAYRTEIIAILSAGVSFRRFLRPYWVGAILFAVVLWFANQYVVPAANKIRTTFERKYVDKPDENKGKIVDRTFRIDTITYVTLGYFDRQANYGSSFLLQRIRDEKVFFKMRADRANYDTAHLAWKLTGVSMRRIDGLREHVSTVPDTLLKIPFEPSELVVDEKNIEEAMTTPELKKFIAREEIRGSEGLSTFKVELYRRTSAAFAIIVLTIIGAVLASRKVRGGSGFHMALGIVISALYILFLQFSTVFATKASLNPLLAVWIPNFIFGGLAIYLYRKAPK; encoded by the coding sequence ATGAAAAAAATAGATTGGTATATTTTATGGAAGTTCATAGGAACTTTCCTTTTCTGTTTGATGGTTTTGCTCGTCATTTCCGTGGTAATCGATATTACGGAAAAGGTCGATAACTTCATCGAACACAATCTTACCTTCAAGCAGATTGTATTCGAATATTATATAGGGTTTATCCCGCATATCGTTGCTCTTTTATTTCCTTTATTCATATTCATTTCTGTTATCCTGTTTACTTCCAAGATGGCATACCGAACCGAAATAATTGCCATATTGAGTGCAGGGGTGAGCTTCAGGAGATTTCTCCGGCCCTACTGGGTGGGGGCGATCCTGTTTGCCGTCGTATTATGGTTTGCCAACCAGTACGTTGTACCGGCTGCCAACAAGATCAGGACTACTTTTGAAAGGAAATACGTTGACAAACCGGATGAGAATAAAGGGAAAATCGTGGACAGGACTTTCAGGATCGATACGATCACCTATGTTACATTAGGTTATTTTGACCGGCAGGCAAACTACGGTTCAAGTTTCCTGCTCCAAAGAATCCGCGATGAAAAGGTGTTTTTTAAAATGAGGGCCGACAGGGCCAATTACGACACGGCACATTTAGCCTGGAAATTGACCGGCGTTTCAATGCGGCGGATAGACGGGTTGAGAGAACATGTTTCAACCGTTCCGGATACCTTGTTGAAAATACCCTTCGAGCCGTCAGAGCTGGTGGTCGATGAAAAGAACATCGAGGAGGCAATGACCACGCCCGAGTTGAAGAAATTTATCGCCCGGGAAGAAATTAGGGGCAGCGAAGGACTATCTACCTTTAAGGTAGAATTGTACCGGAGAACATCGGCAGCATTCGCGATCATCGTATTAACCATCATCGGGGCTGTCTTGGCCAGCAGGAAAGTACGCGGAGGGAGCGGGTTCCATATGGCCTTGGGCATCGTGATCAGTGCACTTTATATATTATTCCTACAATTTTCCACGGTTTTTGCCACGAAAGCATCCTTGAACCCCTTATTGGCAGTTTGGATACCCAATTTCATTTTCGGTGGATTGGCGATCTATTTATATAGAAAAGCGCCAAAATAA
- a CDS encoding cation diffusion facilitator family transporter → MHDHSHTHHRSIAALNKAFTWGICLNIGYVIFEAIMGLAIGSLALLSDAGHNLSDVASLALSLLAFRLARLKPNETFTYGYRKSTVLISLLNAVILLLAVGIIGYEAIRRFSNPEPVAGKTVAIVAGVGIVINAFTAYLFLKDKEKDLNVKSAYLHMAADTLVSLGAVVAGLIILWKGWTWVDPVISLVFILVILWSTYGLLRDSLILSLDGVPRNIDLETVRGKMEKVSGVRDVHHLHIWAVSTTDNALTAHVKIEPGLNPERMDQIKNELKHVLEHLGIRHATLELELKHTDDDLGY, encoded by the coding sequence ATGCACGATCATTCACATACACATCACCGTTCTATTGCGGCTCTCAATAAAGCATTTACCTGGGGCATCTGTTTAAATATCGGCTATGTCATCTTTGAAGCCATCATGGGCTTGGCGATCGGTTCCTTGGCCTTACTTTCCGACGCGGGGCACAATTTAAGTGATGTAGCTAGCCTGGCCTTATCCTTGCTCGCTTTTCGCCTGGCAAGGTTGAAGCCTAATGAAACGTTTACTTACGGTTACAGGAAAAGTACGGTCTTGATCTCCTTATTAAATGCCGTGATTTTACTGCTGGCAGTTGGGATTATCGGCTATGAAGCGATCCGGAGATTTAGCAACCCGGAACCCGTAGCCGGGAAAACTGTAGCGATAGTAGCCGGCGTCGGGATTGTTATAAACGCGTTTACGGCTTACTTGTTTTTGAAGGATAAAGAAAAAGATCTCAATGTTAAAAGCGCTTACCTGCATATGGCGGCAGATACCCTTGTTTCTCTGGGTGCCGTAGTGGCCGGGTTAATTATTTTATGGAAAGGCTGGACCTGGGTAGATCCTGTCATTAGCTTGGTTTTTATACTGGTGATCCTGTGGAGTACTTACGGCTTATTACGCGATAGCTTAATCTTGTCGCTCGACGGTGTTCCGCGAAATATTGACCTGGAGACTGTTCGTGGCAAAATGGAAAAAGTTAGCGGGGTGAGAGATGTGCATCATCTTCATATTTGGGCGGTAAGTACTACGGATAATGCGCTGACGGCACATGTTAAAATTGAACCGGGGCTAAACCCGGAACGGATGGATCAAATAAAAAATGAACTGAAGCACGTATTAGAACACCTCGGTATTCGGCATGCCACCTTGGAATTGGAATTGAAACATACCGATGATGATCTTGGTTATTGA
- a CDS encoding glycosyltransferase yields the protein MLDNLGLIIFYCFAAVAGIQVLYYLFVFSRLAFYKRQFDESAKPEVPLSVIICAKNEEAVLPKTLPQVLGQRYLNGAGPEYEVIVVNDNSEDDTKYYLRSIEPAYAHFRHIEIKQSAKFIPGKKYPLSVGIKGAKHDTLVLTDADCKPSSTYWLSYMSQGFEGDKEIVLGYGPYYKKKGFLNKVIRYETFFSAMQYLSYAMSGMPYMGVGRNLAYKKDLFFKNKGFTTHQHIASGDDDLFINKVSNAKNTAVVIDKNAFAFSEPKDSWKTWFRQKTRHMSTGKHYKFGHKLMLGIFSLTHFLFYPLFIAAIFYPPMQQITLGILGGKLLIQGIIMFCGMKKLGEQDLFWYSWFLDIFMLLYYIIFTPALLFKAKSTWK from the coding sequence ATGTTGGATAATTTAGGGCTTATTATTTTTTACTGTTTTGCCGCAGTTGCAGGTATACAGGTATTATATTACCTGTTTGTTTTTTCTCGCTTAGCATTCTACAAACGCCAATTCGATGAGTCGGCCAAGCCGGAAGTACCGTTATCGGTCATCATTTGTGCTAAGAATGAAGAAGCCGTATTGCCTAAAACATTACCGCAGGTGTTGGGGCAGCGTTACTTAAATGGCGCCGGCCCGGAATACGAGGTAATCGTGGTAAATGATAACTCCGAGGATGATACCAAGTATTATTTACGTTCTATAGAACCGGCTTATGCTCATTTCAGGCACATCGAGATCAAGCAATCCGCGAAATTTATACCCGGCAAAAAATATCCCCTTTCCGTCGGTATTAAAGGGGCTAAGCACGATACCCTCGTGCTTACAGATGCGGATTGTAAACCCAGCAGCACTTATTGGCTGTCTTATATGAGCCAGGGCTTTGAAGGCGACAAGGAAATTGTACTCGGATACGGTCCTTATTATAAAAAGAAAGGATTCCTCAACAAAGTAATCCGGTACGAGACTTTTTTTAGCGCCATGCAATACCTGTCTTATGCCATGAGTGGTATGCCGTATATGGGCGTTGGCAGGAACCTCGCTTATAAAAAAGATCTTTTCTTTAAAAATAAAGGCTTCACGACCCACCAACATATTGCCTCCGGGGATGATGACCTGTTTATCAACAAGGTGTCTAACGCTAAGAATACGGCCGTAGTAATCGATAAAAACGCCTTTGCATTCTCCGAACCAAAAGATTCATGGAAAACATGGTTCAGGCAAAAAACCAGGCATATGAGCACGGGCAAGCATTATAAATTTGGGCATAAACTGATGCTAGGCATATTTTCGTTAACGCATTTCCTCTTCTATCCCTTATTTATAGCGGCCATATTTTATCCGCCGATGCAACAAATTACCCTGGGCATCCTCGGCGGTAAGTTATTGATACAAGGAATTATCATGTTTTGCGGTATGAAAAAGTTAGGGGAACAGGATCTATTCTGGTATAGTTGGTTCCTCGATATCTTCATGTTGCTATATTATATTATCTTCACGCCCGCATTACTCTTTAAGGCTAAATCTACCTGGAAATAG